In Catenulispora sp. EB89, the genomic window GCGGTCCTCGTCGGAGCCGCTGGAGGAGATGAAGACCCACTTGTCGGCGCCGCGCAGGGCCTCGGTCAGGCCCGGGACGTCGGCGTAGTCGCCGCGCACGACCTGCACGCCGCGGTCGGCGAGGTCCTGCGCCTTGTCCGGGGTGCGCACGACGGCGCGGATCTGCTCGGCGGGCACGCCGCGCTCCAGCAGGTCCTCGACGACGAGCCGGCCGAGGTGGCCGCCGGCGGCGGTGATGGCGATGGTCATGAGGACTCCTCAGGGTCTGGCGGCGACCCCGGGGCGGGGCGCTTTCCCGTGGTTAGTGCGATCCCCACAGTGGCACTAACTTTTGGAAAGTGCAACCCGATGTGCAGTGCTTCCGCTCGGAAAGCGCCTGAGGTACCGTGGAGGGCATGAGTACGCGCGCCGAGACAGCCGATCCGGAAGAGCGCGCCCTCGACCTGGCCTACGACGTCCTGCAGGCGCGCTGTCCGTCGCGCCCCGCGCTGGAGCACGTGACCGGCCGCTGGGGCACGCTGATCATGATGGCGCTGCGGGACGGCCCGGTCCGGTTCAACGAGCTGCGCCGCCGGGTCGACGGCGTCAGCGAGAAGATGTTGTCGCAGGGGCTGCAGGCCCTGGAACGGGACGGTTTCGTGGCCCGCGAGGTGCAGTCGACGATGCCGCCGAAGGTCGAGTACCGGCTGACGGCGCTCGGTACGGACACCGCGAACCTGCTGAAGGATCTGGTGACGTTCCTGGAGACCCGGATGCCGGACGTCGAGGCCGCGCAGGTGCGCTACGACGAGGCCGCCTCCGCATAATCGGGCGCGGTGATCCACACTGGGGCCCATGACCCGACACGTGGAATTCCAGCTCCTGCACAACTTCCGTGACCTCGGCGGCTATCCGACCGCCGACGGCCGCGCGACCAGGTGGGGCGTGCTGTACCGGTCGGACAACCTCCGGAAGCTGAGCGAGTCCGCCGATGTGGAGCGCTTCCTCGCGCTGGACGTCACCACGGTCGTGGACCTGCGGTACCCGTGGGAGATCGAGCAGTCCGGCCGGGTGCCGGAGTTCCCGGGGCTGCGCTACGTCAACCTGAGCATCGAGCACCAGCCCTACGACCAGGGTGCGTTGGGGGACGACTTCGATCCGTGGCGCTTCCTCGCGGATCGCTATATGGAAGTCGCGCAGGACGGCGTCAAGGAGATCCGCGGAGTCCTGGAGGCCATCGCCGATCCCGAGTCCGGGACCACGGTCTTCCACTGCGCTTCCGGCAAGGACCGGACCGGCATCATCGCCATGCTCGTCCTCAGTCTGATCGGAGTGTCCGAGGAGGACGTCCTGGAGGACTTCGCCCTGACGGAGTTGGCGACCGAGCGGTTGATCGCGGACTGGAGGGCGTTCTACCCCGGCCGGGAACTCACCTGGTCCGCCTACGCGCGCGCTCCTAAGGAGCCGATGGAGCTGTTCATCGCTGACCTGAAGTCCCGCTACGGCTCTGTAGAGGGTTACGCAGAGCAGGAACTTGGTGTCGACGACGGTCTGGTCGCCGCGTTGAAGGCGAAGCTAGTCGATGTCGAGGGCTAGGTCGATCGACATCGGGACGAAGCCGTAGCGCTGATAGAAGCGGATCGCGGCGCTGTTCGCCGTGTAGGCGGAGACGTGGAGGCGTACGGCGCCGCGTTCTCGTCCCCAGGAGATGAAGTCCTCGACCAGACGGCCGCCGATCCCTTGTCCTCTATAGGGCGGCGCCACATGTGTGCTGACCAGTTCGGCGCGCGCCGCGGTCCACATAGAGGATGCCGGACTGAACGTGCCGATCAGGTGCCCGACTACTCTGCTCTCTTCTGTAGCGACAAGTACCAGGGCGTCTGGAGCGGCGATGAGGCCGGCGCACCAGGTGCGATTGTTGTCCCGCGGCCAATCCGGGTCGCGCAGCCGATCCCGCGTCAGGCCGTCCTCCGCGAACAGGTCGGCGCTGTCGTGGGTGAGGCCGTCCAGATCGTCCAGGGTCGCCGGGCGGATCTCGATGTCGGTCATGTCCGGGTGATACCCGTCAGCTGTTCTCTACGACCATCCGGACCGCCAGGCCGAGCATGACGGTTCCGGAGATCTGCTCCATGCGGCGGCGCACCGTGCGGCGGCTGAAGAACGTGCGCAGCCGCTGGACGCACCACACATAGAGCGAGTAGTAGAAGACCTCGTACACGGCCCAGGCGGCGGCCAGCAGGACCATCGTCACGAGCTTCGGGGCGTGCGCCGGGACGAACTGCGGCAGGAACGACATCGCGAAGATCGCGGCCTTCGGGTTGGCCAGGTTCGTCAGGAGTCCGGCGCGGTAGGACCACAGCGGTCCCCGGGTCCGTGCGTCGCCGTCGGCCGCGTCGGGTTCCTCGGCGCCGTCCTCCCCCTTCATCCGGCGGGCGGAGCGGAAGGACTGGACGGCGAACCACACCAGGACGCAGGCGCCGACGACGCGCATCCCGTCATAGGCGATCTGGGAGGCCGCCAGCAGGGCGGTGAAGCCGAAGGCGGCGGCACATCCCCAGACGAAGACTCCGCTCTCGTTGCCGAGGACGGTCGCGATCCCGGCGCGCTTCCCGCCCCGGATCGACTGGCGGATGATCAGCGCCGTGCTCTGTCCGGGAACCGCGGCGACCGCCGTGCAGGCGAGGAGGAAGGGCAGCAGGGTTGCCAGCATCTGCTCATCGTCCGCACGCGCGGGGGCGGCGGCAAACGGATTTCGTCCTAGACCGCTGCGTGGAACGCCTCGATGGCCCGCTGCACGCGCAGTCCCGCGGCGAAGTCGGCCAACGTCGACGGCCGGCCGCGGACCGCGCCGACGAACTCTCCGAGGCGGGTGTCCTCGCCGCCCTGCGGTCCGGTGAGCTCGACCGGATTCCAGCCGCTCGCGTCACCCACGGAGAGGTCGCCCCATGAAGTGATCCGGTAGGAGCGGCGGGAGCCGTAGAGGGTCCAGGCGTAGGTCTCCGGTCCGGCTGCGACGTTTCCCGCCAGGCGGACGGGGATCCCATTCGCAGAGAACAGTCCGGTCGCGGTGGTCTCTCCGTCTTCTCCGTAGGAGACCTCTGTGTGGACTGTGGTGAGCGGACCCACGACGCGGTCCGTGAGGAACACATAGTGGGAACCGACTTCGCGCAGGAAGCCGCCTTGCTCGCGGCCGGCGACCCAGCGGGCGTCCTTCTGGAACTTCCTGGGCCACTCCGGGAAGAGCAACTGGATGTCTACTCCGAGGACGTCCCCGGCTTCCCCTGCGCGGACCGCACGGAGGACTTCCACTGCGGCGCTTCGATCGGAGAGCGTGTAGTTGAGTGCGTTGACCAGACCTGTGGCGGCGGCGACGTTCACCATCTCCTCGCCCTCTGCCAGATCCACGGCCAAGGGCTTCTCGCAGAAGACCGCCTTGCCCGCGTTCATGGCGGCGATCGCATAGCGCGCGTGCGTAGTGGGAGGCGCTGCTATGTAGACGGCGTCGATGGCGGTGCTGGCGATGACGGCCATCGGGTCGTCCGTGAAGGCCACTGCGGGATTCGCTATACGTGCGCGCTCTATAGCGGCGCCATGAGGATCCGCAGCGAGTCCGACGGTGACGTCCGGATGGGCCGTGGCGACGGCGAGCATCTCGGCACCCATGGCCCCGAGGCCGATGACACCGAGGTGGAGCGGGAGATCGGTCATGATCGCAGGGAACCGCGGCGGCGGGCCCGTTGTTCCGCGGTGTCTGGATCTTTATGCGAACGTGGCCAGTCCGGCGCTCCATGCGGCCGGGATGTCGGCGTCGGAAGGAAACCGGCCGTCGATCTCCAGGCTCACCATGCCGTGCGCGAAGGCCCACAGGGCTCGGGCCTTGGGTGCGTCGTGTCCGATCACCTTGAGCAGCGGCAGTGCGGCGCGCTCCTCCAGTCCTTCCGGAAGGAGATCCCTTCGGAGGGGCCGGTAGTTCATGAGTCGGTAGAGATGCGGGTGCGCGACTGCGTACTCGCGATACGTCCTGGCGAGTGCCGCCAGCGGATCGTTGGAGTCGGCGATCGCGGCTTCCAGCGCTCCTGCGTACTCAAGGAATCCGTCGGCGACCACGAGGGCTTCCAGCGCGGTCTTGTCCGGGACGTGCTTATAGAGCGACGGCGCTTTGATCCCCAGAGCGTCGGCCACCCGGCGCATGGTCAGACCGTCAGGGCCTTCGGCGTCCAGCAACGCGCGAGCGGCCTCGGCGATCTGCCGCTGCCGCTCGGTGAGCGCTCCGGGGGATGTCTCAGCCACGGATGAAGCCTTCCTTGGTGCGCAGGTTGTAGCCGGCGACGCGGTCGATCGCGATGTGCAGCATCCAGGCCAGCAGGAACGTGAACAGCGCGGGGACCTGAACCGGGGACACGGAGTACGCCACGGCCAGGACGAACGGGATCCAGGTGCGGTGCGCGGTGTTGTAGAAGGGGACGGCCTTGCGCGGCAGTTGCCCCTGGCGCACCGGCTCGTGCGACCCGGCCGCCGCGAAGAACGACAGGTCGGGGGCGATCAGGCCGCCGACGAGCGCCAGCCAGCTGCCCGCGCCGTGGTTCACGCCCTCCAGGATCGCGAAGGCGGTGAGGAACACGGCCCAGGCGGCCCAGCCGGTCCGGCGCGCGGCGGACGGGAAACGGTGGTCGGTCGTCGCAGCGGATTCGAGGGTGGTCATAGCGGTCCCCAGTCTGTCGCCATCGTGCGCCGCGCCTGACGGTGCGCCCGGCGCTGCGGCTAACGTTGTTAGCTTCACCGTAGGCTAACGGCATTAGCCTGTCAACGGGAGTCGTCGGCACGGCCGCCACATAGACATGCCCCCGCGATGCAACCTGTTCTGGAGACTCCGTGGTTTGTGCTGCGGAAGGGGGTACCGGATGCGGTCCGAGGACGAAGACGAGTTCCGTCGCTTCACGGCTGCGCGCTGGCCGGGCCTGGTGCGGACGGCGTACCTGCTCACCGGGGACCTCGGGCACGCCGAGGACCTCGCGCAGACCACCCTGATCAAGGCGTACCGGTCCTGGCACCGGGTCCGCCGGGTCGACGACGTCGACGCCTACGTGCGCAAGATCCTGATCAACGCCAACCGGAGCCGGTTCCGGGCCAAGCGGCCGGTCGAGCTCAGCGTCGCCACACTCCCGGAGCCCCAGGCGCCGCCGGACGCCGGCAGCGGGGTCGAGGAGCGGGACGTGCTGTTCGCGGCGCTCGCCGGGCTGCCGCCCCGCCAGCGCGCGATCGTGGTCCTGCGGTACTGGGAGGACTTGGCGGAGGGCGAGGTGGCCGCTCTGCTCGGCTGCTCCGTCGGCACCGTCAAGAGCCAGGCCTCGCGGGCGCTGGCGAAGCTGCGGACCGACGCGGGGCTGGCGGGGCTGAGCCCGTTTCAGGACCCGGCGGCGGCGATGAGGGGAGCACGGACATGACACAGGAGTCGTGGGAGAACGGCCTGCGGGACGTCATGACCGGCACCGCGGTGGCGGCACGCGTCGCCGCGCCGCCGACCGACACGATCCTCCGCAAGGGGCGGTCCTCGCTCCGGTGGCGGAACGGGCTGACCGGCTCCGGGGTCCTCGGGGTCGTCGCCGCGGCGGTGCTGGTGGGCACGTCGCTGGGACCCGGAACCGCAGGCGGCTCCGCGCAGACCGCGGCCGCGGCGGACGCCGTGGTCACGATGGGTCCGGCGTCGGCGAAGACCAAGGTGGTGCTGTACGAGGACTACCGCTGCCCGGTGTGCAAGGAGTTCAACGCGAGCCTCGACTCTGTGCTCCAGCAGGACGCCGCCGCCGGAAAGATCCAGATCGAGTACCGGCCGACAGACCTCATCGACCGGAACGACACAGTGCGGGGCACCGGATCCGTGACGGCTGGCAACGCCGTGCTGTGCGCCGCCGAGCACGGCGCCTTCTACGCCTACCGCGACGCGGTGTACGCCCATCAACCGGTCGAGGCCGCCGACTCCTTCCAGTCGCCGGCACAACTCATCGACATCGCCCGCGCGATTCCGGGTCTGGACACACCGGCCTTTGAGAAGTGTGTGGACGATCAGCCCTATGCGGCGGGGATCAAGCACAACTTCGACACCGCCATCAACACCGTGCATTGCCCCGGCGTGCCCTGCGTGAACGCCGGCGGAAAGCAGTGGAGCGGGCCGCTCGCGCAGGGCGAGGATCTGGCGGCGACGGTCAATACCTGGTTGTCGCAGATCATCGCGTCGGACTAGTTTGACGGCCCGTGAGCTCTGATCCGAAGGCGATCATCGAGTCCGGATACGACGCCATGGCCGAGGAGTACTTGTCCACGTTCGGCGAAGCCGTGCCCGACGACCCGAGGGTCCGCTTCGTCGGCGAACTGGCGAACCACCTCGCCGACGGCGCCCGCGTGCTCGAACTCGGATGCGGCGCCGGCGTGCTCGAACTCGGATGCGGCGCCGGCGTGCCCGCCACAGTCCTGCTGGCTCAACGTTTTGACGTACTCGGCGTGGACATCTCCGCCGGCCAGCTGGCGCTCGCCGCGCAGCGGGTGCCGCGCGCCGGCTTCCGGAAAGCCGACATGACACAACTGGAGCTGCCCGAGGCCTCGTTCGACGCCGTCGCTGCCTTCTACAGCTTCAACCACGTCCCCCGCGCCGAGCAGCAGCCGCTGCTGGCCCGGATCGGCCGGTGGCTGCGGCCCGGCGGACTCCTGCTGGCCTCCTTCGGCCGCGGCGGCTCGGCCGACGACGTCGAGCCCTGGCTCGGCGTCCCCATGTTCTTCGCCAGCCACGACCCCGCGACGAACACCCGCCACCTCGCCGAGGCCGGCTTCGTCCCGCTGGTCGACGAGCTCGTGAGTACGGAGACGCCGCTGGGGCGCGAGACATGGCAGTGGGTGCTGGCGAAACTGCTCTGACCTGCGAGGCGCGACGTTGTTAGCGCAGCGCTTCCCGCGTTCACGGTGATGGTTTCCCGGTCATAGCCAGCCGCGTTTGGCGGCCTTCATCCCGGCTTCGAAGCGTAATCCGGCGTCGAGGCGCTGCATGAGGTCGGCCATGATGCGGCGGACGGTGCGCAGGGAGATCCCGAGCTTCTTGGCTGCGGTCTCGTCGGTGGCGCCGTCGGCGAGCAGGTTGAGCAGGGTGCGTTCGGTGTCGGACAAGCCGGTATGGGCATCGACGGGCTTGCCGACGTCCAGCGGGGCTGCGTTGCGCCATACCGTCTCGAACAGCTCCAGCAGGCTGGCGATGACACCGGGCGCGGTGACGACGGCGGTGCCTCGGCCACGGACGGTCGGGTCCAGGGGAACGACCGCGATCCGCCGGTCGGAGATGAACAGCCGCTGCGGGAGGGTCGGACTGGTTCGGACCTGGGCGCCGGCGGATGCCAGGTCGCGGGCGTAGTCGGCCAGGTGTGCATCGTTGCGGACAGCCTCCAGATACAGCGATCGTGCCGCCACGCCCCTGCGCAGCAGATCGGCATCCAGCGGCCAGGCGTCGGCGAGCATCCGCGCCGGCAGGGTGGTGGCCGGTACCAGGGAGTCGACGGTCGTAGTGGTGCGCAGGGCGATCTGCTCGAACCGGGCATGGATCGCGTCGGCGCCGATGACCTCCTCGATCTGGCTGGCCGGATCGCGGCCGTCGTCGTCCAGGCGCGCGGTGACAGTCCTGGCGATCTGATCGCGCTGGGCCTGGATGCGGCGTTGCTGCTCGGCAAGTTCGGCTTCCTGGAGGCGTAGCAGCTGGGCCAGAGCCGCCTCGGCGGTGATCGGTAGCAGCAGTTCGGGGTGCTGCTGGGAGGTGCGGACCAGGGCTCGGTCGGCCAGGGCGTCCAAGCGCTCACGGGCTTGCGACTCGTCGAGCCCCAGGATCTGGGCCAGGTCGGCCACGCCGGCGCCGGGGGCGGCGGCCATGGCCGTCCACAGCTGTGCCAGCTGCTCCTCCAGGCCCAAGGTCAGCAAAGTGGACACCTCGATAGCTGCGCCTGCGGCCATTGCCCACCCCCCTGGTGTGTTGTTCGCCCCGCACCGCAGTCACCGGCCGCGGGGCCCTGAGCAGAGATCAGCCCAGGCCGTCACCCCGGCCAGGAAGGGCACATAGCCGAATTCTCCTCGGCCGATCGGGCGGCGCTCCGTCCAGGTGCGCCGCGTCTGCCTGCACAGGGATTGGCACCAAGGTGCCACGCACCTTGGTGCCACCGGCATTCCCTTCCAGTGCAGGTCAGGACTTGGAAGAGTTCTTCTTGCCAGCCCGGATCGCCACCGGAGGACGCATCGGACCGGAATCTCCGGCCCGAACACGATCACCGACTCCTGTGCCGATTGGGGATACCGCCATGTCCAAAACCGCCCGCATCACCCGCCGCCTGCTGATCCCTGCCATTCTGGCCACCGCCTCGATCGCACCAGCCGTGCACACCGCACATGCCACGGCCACCGCAGCCGGGACCGGTGCCGTGGTACAGGCGGCAGCCGCAGTACACGCAGACGGAATGCCTTGCATGTCCTGCGGCGGCTGACGTGGACATGGCCCTCCTCCGCCTGTGCCCAGGGCCTGATGCCCGAATCAGCACCCCGAGCCCTGAGATCGTCGCCGACATCCTGTGGGCCGCAGCGGTCCCCGCCGACGGTCTCGAACACATCCGCGCCCGGCACGGCCCGACCCCGACCGCCATCGACCTCGCACTGTTCCACATCGGATCCGAGGCCGAGACGGTCGCCGACATCGCGCTGCGACTGTGCCGCCGCGCCATCGATGCCGCACCAGCGCTGGCCGGCTGGACCGCCACCCGGATCCCGCTTGGGACCCACTACGACGCTGTGCAGACCGAGCAGGTCCCGCACTTGCGCGATTTCCTTCCGCAATTCGGTAACGACCACCACCGCAGTCGATAACGAGAGAGTGAAATAGATCATGAAGAACATCCGGCGTCGGCTGTCCGCCTCGATAGCCGCCGGTTCGATGACCGCAGCGCTGAGCGTTACGCTTCTGGCCACATCGCCTGCGCATGCCGATGGTGCGGCAGCATGCGCCGATACATCCAGCAAGGGCGGTGTCATATCCCCTTGCATGATGATCGCCCGGGCATACAACTGGATTGCCGCAGGCGTTCCATACGACCAGGGCGGTTGGTATGCCAGCCCGTCCGGAGACGGCACCTACCGTGAGGACTGTGCCGGATTCGTGGCGATGGCCTGGCACATGAAGTGGAGCCCGCCAGTCACCTACGCTCCGCCCGGTCTGGACGACCCGTCCATCTCGAAGTACCTCGGTACCGTCAGCAGCCTGAAGAACGCCGGGAGCCTGGACACGATCCAGCCCGGCGACGCGCTCGTCCTCACCGGCGAGCATGTGGTGCTGTTCGCCGGCTGGACCGACTCCTCGCATACGTCAGCGGTGATTGACTCTGAATCCCATACGGGTGTTCCTACCTCACAGAGTGCAGGACTCTATGCCTGGAGCACCAAATACCTGATCGGCGAGGGCTACAAGGTCTATCGGTACAACAACGACCAGCTCAGCAATCCCGCCAGCCCTCCGACCACCACTGTCGACAGTGCATCTGTCACCAATTCGGCGGTGACGCTAACCGGCACCGCGTCCCCTGGCGCAGACTACTTCTACTTCCACGTGCAGCAGAACGGTGTCGACAAGCTCTACTCTCCTGCAGTGGCTGGGACTCCGGGAACCCCGCACCACACCTGGAGTTTTGACCCGAAGTCCCTGCCGAATGGCACCTACCAGGTGATCGCTTCGGCGAGCCTCAACGGGCAAATCGGTACGTCAGCCGGCTACAACATCACGATTAACAACGCTCCCGCTGCGCCTCCCGCGCCTTCGGTATCGAGCCCATCCGGCATCGCCACAGGCGTTGTGGCGATGACCGCTTCTGCCCCGGGTGCAAACTCTGTTACGTACAGTGTTGACGGAGCCGTCGTCGGAACGTCTACCTCGGGACCGGACTTCTCGCTGGAGTGGGACTCGGCGGCTGTGCCTAACGGATTGCATTCCATCACCGCAACGGCTAGCAATGGCAGTGCCACTTCTCCGGTCTCTTCAACAGTCAAGACGGATGTAGAAGACTCTCGGCGTGATGTGGGCGTGATTACCCCCAGTGCATCTGACGCCACCTCGACCAAGGTCGGAGATGCCAACGGTCAGATGCACGTGTTCAGCCGCGGTGCCGACGGCCACCTGTACGACAGCTATGCAATGCCGGGCGGCGCGTGGAACCTCTACGATCTGACTAAATATGGAGGTGCGCCGGCGATTTCGGGCGCTCCGGCTGCGGTGGTCGACTCGTCTGGTGTTCTGAACGTGTTCAGTCGTGGCGCGAACGGCCATCTTTACGACACCTACGCCGCTGCGGGAGCAGCGTGGAACGACTTCGACCTGACTGCTCAGGGCGGAGCTCCAACGATCGGGACGGATCCCGCGGTGACGGTGGACAGCTCCGGGACGATGAACGTGTTCACTCGTGGTGCGGACGGTCACCTGTACGACACCTACGCTCAGGCTGGCGCAGTGTGGAACGATTTCGACCTGACTGCTCAGGGCGGCGCCCCGACCATCACGAACAACCCTGCGGTGACGGTGGACAGCTCCGCGACGATGAATGTGTTCACCCGTGGTGCGGACGGTCACCTGTACGACTCGTACGCCAAGGCCGGCGGGACCTGGAACGACTACGACCTCACAGCACAGGCCGGTGCTCCGACCATCACGAACAACCCTGCGGTGACGGTGGACACTTCGGGGACGATGAACGTGTTCACTCGTGGTGCGGACGGTCACCTGTATGACTCGTACGCCAAGTCCGGTGGGACCTGGAACGACTACGACCTGACTGCTCAGGCTGGCGCTCCGACCATCACGAACAATCCTGCGGTGACGGTGGACACTTCGGGGACGATGAACGTGTTCGCCCGTGGCGCGGACGGTCACCTGTATGACTCGTACGCCAAGGCCGGTGGGACCTGGAATGACTACGACCTCACAGCACAGGCCGGCGCCCCGACGATCGTCAACGAGCCGTCCGTCACCGTTGACACCTCGGGGACGATGAATGTGTTCACCCGTGGTGCGGACGGTCACCTGTACGACTCGTACGCCAAGGCCGGCGGGACCTGGAACGACTACGACCTGACCTCCGGAGCGAGCGTTCCCGTCATGTAGCCAGATTCCAGTGGCCGTGACCACATAACTTCGCGTCCTGCGGCTCTCTGGAGCCGCAGGACGCGGCGTTTCGGTCGCGGCTCCTTCACAGCGTCCGGCTGCGAAGGTCTGCGATACACGAAGACCGTCGCCCGCGACATCTCTGGCCGGGGTTCAGGTCAGCCGCCGCTACCCGCCCCTGGGTCGGCCAGGAGCCGACCCAGGGGAGCACGCGACCAGGGCACTGGCAGACGTTGTACAGCGACCCAGCAGGTTTCCAGCTCCCCATCAAGGCACTCGGCTACAAAGCAGTGTTCGATTACCGCGTTGACCAGGTCGGCATCGCTGCCCAGGCGATCCTGCTCGCCTTCCAACTCGCCCATGCCGACAAACGGAAGATTGTGGCCTGGGCCGACGCACTGCCCGACCCGCAGTCCGGCAGACCACGAAGACGTCCGGCACCGCGACGGGTCACAACCTTGAAAGCGTGGACGCCGACAGGCCGGATCCATCCGCCCGATGCGCTTCGAGCAGCCTGACAAGCCGCTACTAACTCATATGAAGATCCGGGTGGTTTGAGGCAGCCTGCCCTGGCGAACAAGAAGCGGCCTGCCGCGTGGCCTTCTGGTGCTTCGGCAGGCCGTCGTTGCCACGTCCAGACAAAGCAAGAGACCCGGCTTGCAGCGACTTGCGTCACCACAACCGGGCCACTTTAGGGGTTAACCACAAGTGGGGTACCGACGAAACTGTCTTGAGCTGGTCTCGCAGCTCGTGACTGGGGCTTGGTTCCCGGGCTAAGGGTGATCGTTTCCCGGTGTCTCGGGCCGGCTGGTGGCTGGCCCGAGACTTGCTTGGGGCTGGACGTTAGAATTGTGCGGTGCCGTGGAGCAGTTTCACGATGGATGCTGCCAGGCTCGGCGTGATGATGCTGGTGCCGCCGAAGATGTCGGCGCGGATGTTGCCCGTGCGAGCACCGAGGACGGAGGCCGACTCGGTGGGGACTTTGCTGTTGATGCCGTCGACCAGAACGATCGGCCCATCGGACTCAGCCATGAACGTTCCACCGGTCAGAGCGTCGGGGTAGCCGGGGTTGGTGGCCGATGCAACGCCGTTGGCGATGCCGACCTGGGTGGTCGCGAACACGCCGGTGAACTGCCGCGCGACCAGTGCCGCGGTGTCGAACCGGTCCAGACCCGAGAACGACTTCGCCGCGGCTGGCCAGGCGTGACCGGCCTGGGCGCCGACGGTCGCCACGGTCTTGCCCTTCAGGAACGCCGCGGTGGCGGGGTCGAGGTTGGCACCGTCGGACAGGACGATCGCTGCCGGGGCGCCGGGGGCGACTGCGAACGGGCCAGCGGCGTAGGGGCCAGCCGCCAGGGCGTCGGCGAATCCGGCACCGGTGGCCAGCACTACGTGCTGGGGCGAGCCCATGCCGTCACGCGCCACCCGCAGCGCGGTGTCCGCGCGGTTGACTCCCTTGTACTGCGTCACCGCATAGCCCAAGGACTTGAGCTGGCTGACGATGGCGGGGTTCATCGCGCTGTCGCCACCGAGCACGTGGATGGCACCGCCGTGGGGCAGGACCCGCTGGATCTCAGCCAAGACCCGCGGATCGAGATGGGTGGCTGAGCCGTCAGTCAGCAGCAGCGGGCCGCCCTTCTTCGCGGCCAGCGGCCCGCCGGACAGCGCGTCGGGGTAATTCAGGCTGGTGGCGAGCACCACGGCCTTCGCCGATCCGCTGGCCGTCCAGCGCTGCTGAGAAATGGCGATCCCGGTGCCGATCCGATCGGAGCCGGCGTCACGATAGACCTTCGGTCCGGCGGAAGCCGGGGTTGGGACGGGGTTCGGTACGGGGGTGGGCGTCGGTGTCTGTGAAGTTGCGGTGGGCGGATTCAAAGGGGTTCCGGCTGGGAGGGGAACCCACCCGCCGATCCCCCTGGAGGCTCCGCTGGCAGGGATTTGTGCGTCGGCGGAGTTGCCACCGGAACTAGAACCGACGGTTTGTCCCAGCGTGGCGCTATGGAAGAGCAGTTGGGACTCGTTTGGGGACCACTGCGGCTGGTTGTCGGCGAGACCGTTGACGGAGTTGTCGTAGACGGCAGTGGATTGCGCGATCCATTCCGGCGAACCGTCTGTGGGCCTGACAACGATCTGGCTGACGTGCCCCGAGCCGCCCTGAAGGATGGCGAGGAACTTGCCATCAGGAGACAGTGACTCGCAACTGTCGAACCACTGGACTGGAACAGTTCGGGTGGCGTTGGTCGCGGGGTTGAAGATGGTGTAGGAACCTGGACCGTTGGTACCCCAGCCGATCTCTCCCGTCTGTTCGGCGACAGAGAACGGAAGTCCGGGGG contains:
- a CDS encoding Ig-like domain-containing protein — translated: MKNIRRRLSASIAAGSMTAALSVTLLATSPAHADGAAACADTSSKGGVISPCMMIARAYNWIAAGVPYDQGGWYASPSGDGTYREDCAGFVAMAWHMKWSPPVTYAPPGLDDPSISKYLGTVSSLKNAGSLDTIQPGDALVLTGEHVVLFAGWTDSSHTSAVIDSESHTGVPTSQSAGLYAWSTKYLIGEGYKVYRYNNDQLSNPASPPTTTVDSASVTNSAVTLTGTASPGADYFYFHVQQNGVDKLYSPAVAGTPGTPHHTWSFDPKSLPNGTYQVIASASLNGQIGTSAGYNITINNAPAAPPAPSVSSPSGIATGVVAMTASAPGANSVTYSVDGAVVGTSTSGPDFSLEWDSAAVPNGLHSITATASNGSATSPVSSTVKTDVEDSRRDVGVITPSASDATSTKVGDANGQMHVFSRGADGHLYDSYAMPGGAWNLYDLTKYGGAPAISGAPAAVVDSSGVLNVFSRGANGHLYDTYAAAGAAWNDFDLTAQGGAPTIGTDPAVTVDSSGTMNVFTRGADGHLYDTYAQAGAVWNDFDLTAQGGAPTITNNPAVTVDSSATMNVFTRGADGHLYDSYAKAGGTWNDYDLTAQAGAPTITNNPAVTVDTSGTMNVFTRGADGHLYDSYAKSGGTWNDYDLTAQAGAPTITNNPAVTVDTSGTMNVFARGADGHLYDSYAKAGGTWNDYDLTAQAGAPTIVNEPSVTVDTSGTMNVFTRGADGHLYDSYAKAGGTWNDYDLTSGASVPVM
- a CDS encoding LuxR C-terminal-related transcriptional regulator; the encoded protein is MSTLLTLGLEEQLAQLWTAMAAAPGAGVADLAQILGLDESQARERLDALADRALVRTSQQHPELLLPITAEAALAQLLRLQEAELAEQQRRIQAQRDQIARTVTARLDDDGRDPASQIEEVIGADAIHARFEQIALRTTTTVDSLVPATTLPARMLADAWPLDADLLRRGVAARSLYLEAVRNDAHLADYARDLASAGAQVRTSPTLPQRLFISDRRIAVVPLDPTVRGRGTAVVTAPGVIASLLELFETVWRNAAPLDVGKPVDAHTGLSDTERTLLNLLADGATDETAAKKLGISLRTVRRIMADLMQRLDAGLRFEAGMKAAKRGWL
- a CDS encoding cell wall-binding repeat-containing protein; this translates as MRPRRLTTASRTAILGTLACGVSVAGMSPASAAPTAAPLLTGQVVFAYNPSPNTNVTDGIAVANPDGSGLKAIPLSGPGLLTYGRIAQVKVSPDGRHLSFLESNTSNPEGQVLVVADSDGSNATAVPVPALGSGDTVTFDGYQWSPDSSWLYVHDMDQHTGTMYLSRIHPDGTGLQRLTQAPGLPFSVAEQTGEIGWGTNGPGSYTIFNPATNATRTVPVQWFDSCESLSPDGKFLAILQGGSGHVSQIVVRPTDGSPEWIAQSTAVYDNSVNGLADNQPQWSPNESQLLFHSATLGQTVGSSSGGNSADAQIPASGASRGIGGWVPLPAGTPLNPPTATSQTPTPTPVPNPVPTPASAGPKVYRDAGSDRIGTGIAISQQRWTASGSAKAVVLATSLNYPDALSGGPLAAKKGGPLLLTDGSATHLDPRVLAEIQRVLPHGGAIHVLGGDSAMNPAIVSQLKSLGYAVTQYKGVNRADTALRVARDGMGSPQHVVLATGAGFADALAAGPYAAGPFAVAPGAPAAIVLSDGANLDPATAAFLKGKTVATVGAQAGHAWPAAAKSFSGLDRFDTAALVARQFTGVFATTQVGIANGVASATNPGYPDALTGGTFMAESDGPIVLVDGINSKVPTESASVLGARTGNIRADIFGGTSIITPSLAASIVKLLHGTAQF